tgtttgaatttaaaatgggtttcaaaggatggattttgagattttaagttttcaagtgatatataatttctgatgatttctaaacaaagaagactttttttgacaaaggtcagaactcctgttatgatgtaggttCTTGATTTGCACTCTTGCCATACTTGAATCTATTACTTttactacataatttttaacaaaaaagattggtaaaatatatatttaggagtcatagacctttccaacgatatatagtttgtcattattagattaatatttaattgtaatatagtaacGTAAACGTAGGGGGCCAACCAAGGGGCCCGGTGGCAGTTAACAGCATTTTGTGCACAAAACGAACAATTTTATTCTAAGCTTGCCCAAACTTCGTTCTAAACTAAAATGTTGAAAAGGTTTTGTGACCCGGTGAAAACCGTAATATTTTCAGAGTTGCCTTAACACGAAACcggaaactcatgaatattcatgtttaCTCCGCCCAGTGACTCCGCCCACATTACGCAGACGCCGCATAGTTCAGAACACCGGAAGTGGAGTGAAGATGGAGGGTGTCGGTTTAAGCGCTaacaacaaacagaaacaaaaccaaatgTTGCCGAATAAAACGCGCGGCGAGTTCACCAGAAACCAGAGGAAAGACTCCGAGGTAAGAGTCCGACGAAGCTGTGTGAATCCGTATGAATGTATATTGGCAGTTTTGCAGTCTGTTTTGACAGCCAGTGTTAGCCTAAACATCAGCAACATGAAGAAAATCATTAATCGAGCGACGCGGATTAAACGAGCAACAAATATGaaaacagcatcattactccagcttaTTCCTGAACGTTTAGTGATTGAAACTCATAACCAAAGAAACAGTTACTAGTGAATATTCACTAAACCACTTAATGATTGATTCCTGTAAAAACATCGCCATAAATGATTCATTGTGAAGTGAATCTCTTCTCCTGTTGATTGTGATTATTACTTAAGAACGTTTCATATATGAACTTTAAATGTAACGTTTAATAGCACACCACAATTACAATAATGTTAACCGGTTACTTCACGTGTGCTTTAATATGCTAGTCAACACACCAAAATAACTATACAAATGGTCATTTAATACAGTTATTCACTGATAAAGACAAATGTGTTGCGTTTGTGTCTCAGGGTTTATCAGAAGCTCCTGATCTGGAGTTTGAATATTCAGATGCCGATAATTGGGCTGTTGAACTATCaggtgaataaaatataattcttaAATAATATCACAAGGCTTTAAACATTCATTAACAAACTGCAAGCAATAGTATTTTGTTGTCCTCTATTAAATGCTGTTTGTAGAGTTGTACAGCTACACAGAGGGACCAGAGTTTCTGCTCAACAGAAAGTGCTTTGAAGAAGACTTCCACACTCATAGTAAGTGCTGAGCTCTTTATTTTTCACTTGACTGTTTTATAGTAACACAAAACGGCGGGTTTCGTCATGAAAAtggtgtttttgtgcatttaagaTGATCAGAATGTCATAAAAAGATCACATGCATGTGTTCCTGCAGTGCCCGATCAGAAATGGACCAAACTGGATTCGGTTCAGCACAGAGCTCATGCCATGCGTCTGCTGGACGGACTGGACGTGATCGGCCGAGAGCACCGCCTAAAAGTCGCCAGAGCCATCCTGTACATGGCTCAAGGTAAGAATCTTTATTCATGTGTTAATTGACATGAAGACACCGTGTACATTAGATCCGGTTTGTCTGTTTTCAGGGACGTTCGGCGAGTGTTCTTCAGAAGTGGAGGTGCAGCACTGGATGAGGTATAACAGCTTCCTGTTGCTGGATGTGGGAGCGTTCACTGCACTGCTGGAGCTGCTCAACATGGAGATCGAGTGAGATGAACCGCACGCGCTCATATTCATAATACACATCTGTAAGCTTTGATATCTCAACTCTGTGTTCAATGTCTCGCAGTAACAGTGCTGCATGCAGCAGTGCGGTCAGGAAACCTGCCATTTCACTGGCTGATAGCACTGACCTCAGGTACAGCAGCACActttgcgcacacacacactagttGTTGACTAATAAGGCAGAGAGCGTTCATTTCCAAATTTGTAAAGAGGCATTTTTAATTTAGCTGATGAATGCATGTAGAAAAAGTGACTAATGTAAAATTTTTCgttacattaaacaaatattttaaatgattgtttaaaGTAAATTACTATATTGTGTTATTGtagaatttattttgttttaaaaactaatttattttatttttacgtttaGCTACATTATTTGGCAGTTTAATTTATTACTTTGTTAAATTTAACTACATTTTTGAACACATTTTAAATCTCTATTTTTCTGTTGTTAGTAGACTTTTTATTagaagcttttttatttttttactgttcaatttaactatattatttgttcatttgaaaagtgatttattattgtatattgtttaaaaaaaatttaaatgtctatttgtcattttgttacattgttacatttaaaatttttgctCTTTTTAAACCACAATTAAAACATATGTAAAAGATATAACTATATTTGtcagatcatttattattttactgttacatttaacTACACTATTTTTGtcaatgtgtaaaaaaaagtgctttattacagttaactacatttttttttacaaattaaataaaatattttaaatatgtctatttaTTTGACGGTTTTTTAACagttaattacataaaaaatatatatttatttgtcatttttaatttatttacttcatGTTGTACTTTTTTGAACTGATCATTGGTTTAATTTTTAAGAGCACTCCCAGTTTTCCATAACTCTGTGCGTTTGTGTTTTCAGGGTGCTGCTGAACATCATGTATCTGATGGTGGAGACCATCCAGAGTGAAGAACCCACAGACAGTCCAGAGTGGAGAACCATCAGAGAAACCTTCAAGTCTGAACTGGGTCTGTATGCGTTTCAATTGATCTAAAACTGGATGATTTATTTGAAGATATGCGTTGAGTATGGAAGACTACAACTGTTTCGGATGTTTCCTGGCAGGTTCTCCTCTCTATAACCATGAGCCCGTCTCCGTCATGCTGTTCGGGATGGTCACCAAGTTCTGCAGCGGCCACGCGCCCCATTTCCCAATGAAGAAAGTCCTGCTGCTGCTCTGGAAGACCATCCTGGTGAGTTAGCGTCCCGTTCTGAACCGATTCAGACCGAGGGATTGTTGTCTGAATGTTTTCTGTCTCAACCCAGTTCACTCTGGGAGGGTTCGAGCAGCTGCAGTGCAGTAAAGTCAGTAAACGGGCAGCACTGGGTCTCCCTCCGCTGCCCGAGGACAGCCTCTGTGTGGTGCGGAGCATGAGAGCCGCGTCCCCTCCGGCGTCCGCCTCCGACCTCATCGAGCAACAACAGAGACGCGCCCGGAGAGACCACAAGGTGCCCGAACCCAAACTTTGACAAACATAAAACTAGGGAACGTAAAATGATAAAGAGAAGATTATAAACCTTTGACATCATTTCCTCAGGCTCTGATAAAGCAAGACAATCTGGATGCATTTAACGAGAAGGACCCGTATAAAGCCGATGACACCcgtgaagaagaagaggaaaatgaTGATAACGATAACTCTATGGAGGCGGAGCCTTTCCCAATAGAGCGTGATGAGGTCATGCCGCCACCCATCCCGCATCCCCCCACTGAGAGGGTCTGCTTCCCCAAGGGTCTACCCTGGGCTCCGAAAGTCAGGTAGGAACTGTTGGATATGGTTTACTTATTAAATATACGTTTTTActtgatttcttttttaacaGGGAAAAGGACATCGAGCAGTTCCTGGAGTCCAGCAGGAGTAAATTCATCGGCTACACATTGGGAAAGTGAGTGTGTTTCATGAAG
This Carassius auratus strain Wakin unplaced genomic scaffold, ASM336829v1 scaf_tig00022525, whole genome shotgun sequence DNA region includes the following protein-coding sequences:
- the LOC113077397 gene encoding striatin-interacting protein 1 homolog isoform X1, with amino-acid sequence MEGVGLSANNKQKQNQMLPNKTRGEFTRNQRKDSEGLSEAPDLEFEYSDADNWAVELSELYSYTEGPEFLLNRKCFEEDFHTHMPDQKWTKLDSVQHRAHAMRLLDGLDVIGREHRLKVARAILYMAQGTFGECSSEVEVQHWMRYNSFLLLDVGAFTALLELLNMEIDNSAACSSAVRKPAISLADSTDLRVLLNIMYLMVETIQSEEPTDSPEWRTIRETFKSELGSPLYNHEPVSVMLFGMVTKFCSGHAPHFPMKKVLLLLWKTILFTLGGFEQLQCSKVSKRAALGLPPLPEDSLCVVRSMRAASPPASASDLIEQQQRRARRDHKALIKQDNLDAFNEKDPYKADDTREEEEENDDNDNSMEAEPFPIERDEVMPPPIPHPPTERVCFPKGLPWAPKVREKDIEQFLESSRSKFIGYTLGNDTDTVVGLPRPIHESIKTLKQHKYVSIAEVQIAKEEEYQKTPLSGGEEELELCAIELLYQGILPSLPQYMIALLKILLAAAPTSKAKTDSINILADVLPEEMPTTVLQSMKLGVDVNRHKEIIVKAISAILLLLLKHFKLNHVYQFEYMAQHLVFANCIPLILKFFNQNIMSYITAKNSISALDFPHCVVHELPELTAESLEAGDNNQFCWRNLFSCINLLRILNKLTKWKHSRTMMLVVFKSAPILKRALKVKQAMMQLYVLKLLKVQTKYLGRQWRKSNMKTMSAIYQKVRHRLNDDWAYGNADLDARPWDFQAEECALRASIERFNSRRYDKSQSNPEFLPVDNCLQSVLGQRIDLPEDFQMNYDLWLEREVFSKPISWEELLQ
- the LOC113077397 gene encoding striatin-interacting protein 1 homolog isoform X2, producing the protein MEGVGLSANNKQKQNQMLPNKTRGEFTRNQRKDSEGLSEAPDLEFEYSDADNWAVELSELYSYTEGPEFLLNRKCFEEDFHTHMPDQKWTKLDSVQHRAHAMRLLDGLDVIGREHRLKVARAILYMAQGTFGECSSEVEVQHWMRYNSFLLLDVGAFTALLELLNMEIDNSAACSSAVRKPAISLADSTDLRVLLNIMYLMVETIQSEEPTDSPEWRTIRETFKSELGSPLYNHEPVSVMLFGMVTKFCSGHAPHFPMKKVLLLLWKTILFTLGGFEQLQCSKVSKRAALGLPPLPEDSLCVVRSMRAASPPASASDLIEQQQRRARRDHKALIKQDNLDAFNEKDPYKADDTREEEEENDDNDNSMEAEPFPIERDEVMPPPIPHPPTERVCFPKGLPWAPKVREKDIEQFLESSRSKFIGYTLGNDTDTVVGLPRPIHESIKTLKQHKYVSIAEVQIAKEEEYQKTPLSGGEEELELCAIELLYQGILPSLPQYMIALLKILLAAAPTSKAKTDSINILADVLPEEMPTTVLQSMKLGVDVNRHKEIIVKAISAILLLLLKHFKLNHVYQFEYMAQHLVFANCIPLILKFFNQNIMSYITAKNSISALDFPHCVVHELPELTAESLEAGDNNQFCWRNLFSCINLLRILNKLTKWKHSRTMMLVVFKSAPILKRALKVKQAMMQLYVLKLLKVQTKYLGRQWRKSNMKTMSAIYQKVRHRLNDDWAYGNDLDARPWDFQAEECALRASIERFNSRRYDKSQSNPEFLPVDNCLQSVLGQRIDLPEDFQMNYDLWLEREVFSKPISWEELLQ